In Oceanithermus desulfurans, a single window of DNA contains:
- a CDS encoding ABC transporter permease has translation MANEPHDPNNPPSRWRTFLAKSREFAPVWTLLALILFFSVYSDSFLTLENAANILNQVALLAIMGTGITFVLLTAQIDLSVSYMATFAGVVAAYYTAGHLPQPWPLVAALLAAGALGWINGVGTARLGIPSFMVTLAMSLIASGLSLYLTRGRILFDLPPLSETLGSGRIFGVKWLVIVAALTLLVGHLVLKYTRFGRYVYMTGANPKAAELAGVNTKGVITAVMVIGALTAGLAGVVGIGRLGSATPTAFDGMLIDAIGAVVLGGTSLFGGVGGIPQTIVGLLILGVLRNGLDQVSVDIYMKTLITGVILLAALVFNILFAGRKEA, from the coding sequence ATGGCAAACGAACCCCACGACCCCAACAACCCCCCCAGCCGCTGGCGGACCTTCCTGGCCAAGAGCCGTGAGTTCGCCCCGGTCTGGACGCTGCTGGCGCTGATCCTGTTCTTCTCGGTCTACTCCGACAGCTTCCTCACGCTGGAGAACGCCGCCAACATCCTCAACCAGGTCGCGCTGCTGGCCATCATGGGAACGGGCATCACCTTCGTGCTGCTCACCGCCCAGATCGACCTCTCGGTCTCCTACATGGCCACCTTCGCCGGCGTGGTGGCGGCCTACTACACCGCCGGCCACCTGCCCCAGCCCTGGCCCCTCGTCGCGGCGCTGCTGGCTGCGGGCGCCTTGGGCTGGATCAACGGCGTGGGCACCGCGCGGCTCGGCATCCCCTCGTTCATGGTCACCCTGGCCATGTCGCTCATCGCCTCGGGCCTCAGCCTCTACCTGACGCGTGGCCGCATCCTCTTCGACCTGCCGCCGCTTTCCGAGACCCTGGGCAGCGGCCGCATCTTCGGCGTCAAGTGGCTCGTCATCGTCGCCGCGCTCACCCTCCTCGTCGGCCACCTGGTGCTCAAGTACACCCGCTTCGGCCGCTACGTCTACATGACCGGCGCCAACCCCAAGGCCGCCGAACTGGCCGGGGTGAACACCAAGGGCGTGATCACCGCGGTGATGGTCATCGGCGCGCTCACCGCCGGCCTCGCCGGCGTGGTGGGCATCGGCCGCCTTGGCAGCGCCACCCCCACCGCCTTCGACGGCATGCTCATCGACGCCATCGGCGCGGTGGTGCTGGGCGGCACCTCGCTCTTCGGCGGCGTGGGCGGCATCCCTCAGACGATCGTAGGCCTCCTGATCCTGGGGGTGCTGCGCAACGGCCTCGACCAGGTTTCCGTGGACATCTACATGAAGACCCTGATCACCGGCGTCATCTTGCTCGCGGCGCTGGTGTTCAACATCCTCTTCGCGGGCAGAAAGGAAGCATGA
- the mtnA gene encoding S-methyl-5-thioribose-1-phosphate isomerase yields the protein MNVGGEHYRTIWLKPGDDRTVQIIDQRPLPHTFVIEDLASSDAMARAIKEMHLRGAGLIGAAAGWGMYLAALEAPQSSLEAFLGYLHEAGEKLKKTRPTAVNLEWAVDRQLREIASRAQTPAEGVQVARATAQAIADEDAEFCRRIGEHGVKIIEEIYEKKGDTVHILTHCNAGWLAFVDYGTATAPMYEAQKRGIPIHVWVDETRPRNQGARLTAWELVQQGVPHTVVADNVGGHLMQHGLVDLVITGADRVTRCGDVANKIGTYLKALAAADNGVPFYVALPSSTLDWSICDGVAEIPIEQRGEEEVKYIQGLHEGEVKRVLLTPPESPAANYGFDVTPARLVRGLITERGVAAASEAGLLELYPERR from the coding sequence GTGAACGTAGGCGGCGAGCACTACCGCACGATCTGGCTCAAACCGGGCGACGACCGCACGGTGCAGATCATCGACCAGCGGCCCCTACCCCACACGTTCGTGATCGAAGACCTGGCGAGCAGCGACGCCATGGCCCGGGCCATCAAGGAGATGCACCTGCGGGGCGCCGGGCTGATCGGCGCGGCGGCGGGCTGGGGCATGTACCTGGCGGCGCTGGAGGCCCCGCAGTCCTCGCTGGAGGCCTTTTTGGGCTACCTGCACGAAGCGGGCGAGAAGCTCAAGAAGACCCGCCCCACCGCGGTCAACCTCGAGTGGGCCGTGGACCGCCAGCTGCGCGAAATCGCGAGCCGCGCCCAGACCCCCGCGGAAGGGGTGCAGGTCGCCCGCGCCACCGCCCAGGCCATCGCCGACGAGGACGCCGAGTTTTGCCGGCGCATCGGCGAGCACGGGGTGAAGATCATCGAGGAGATCTACGAGAAAAAGGGCGACACCGTCCACATCCTCACCCACTGCAACGCCGGCTGGCTCGCCTTCGTGGACTACGGCACCGCCACCGCGCCCATGTACGAGGCGCAGAAGCGGGGCATCCCCATCCACGTCTGGGTGGACGAGACCCGCCCCCGCAACCAGGGCGCGCGGCTGACGGCCTGGGAGCTCGTGCAGCAGGGCGTGCCCCACACCGTGGTGGCCGACAACGTGGGCGGGCACCTGATGCAGCACGGGCTGGTGGACCTGGTGATCACCGGCGCCGACCGGGTGACCCGCTGCGGCGACGTGGCCAACAAGATCGGCACCTACCTCAAGGCCCTGGCCGCCGCCGACAACGGCGTGCCCTTCTACGTGGCGCTGCCCAGCAGCACCCTCGACTGGTCGATCTGCGACGGCGTGGCCGAGATTCCCATCGAGCAGCGCGGCGAGGAGGAGGTCAAGTACATCCAGGGCTTGCACGAGGGCGAGGTCAAGCGCGTCCTCCTCACCCCGCCCGAAAGCCCCGCCGCCAACTACGGCTTCGACGTCACCCCGGCCCGGCTGGTGCGTGGCCTCATCACCGAGCGCGGCGTCGCCGCCGCCAGCGAAGCGGGCCTGCTCGAGCTCTACCCCGAAAGGAGGTAA
- the mtnK gene encoding S-methyl-5-thioribose kinase: MAYQPLTPETLLDYLKGRPALAEILPPDESYDVQEVGDGNLNLVFVVQSRENPAHTLVVKQALPYLRVVGEDWPLTRDRVIYETEALMLHNKYAPGLAPRVYDHDYEMSTLMMVNLNRHEIMRKPLVRRVKFPNFAEQIATFLANTLFYTSDLYLKGEEKKALVERFMNPHLRKLQEDFVYTNPFKESPENNWNPLLDDLVQEVRRDGDLKERVAWLKEGYMNHAQSLIHADLHTGSIMINQQETRVIDPEFAFVGPAGYDVAAVLQNLMLSYASHFAHTPDPAARADYQTWLMETMKQIWERFAEKFENLWIEHPEGDLMPADYWAYPGGEADFARFRKDYLATVFRDMVGIAGTKALRRMMGIVSVWDISSIEDPEKRAVAERFAIQVGRRWIKEMDTIKNVDQFLDVMREEAERVDA, encoded by the coding sequence GTGGCCTACCAACCGCTCACCCCCGAGACGCTCCTCGACTACCTGAAAGGCCGGCCGGCGCTGGCCGAGATCCTGCCGCCGGACGAGAGCTACGACGTCCAGGAAGTCGGGGACGGCAACCTCAACCTGGTCTTCGTGGTCCAGAGCCGCGAGAACCCGGCGCACACCCTGGTGGTCAAGCAGGCGCTCCCCTACCTGCGCGTCGTCGGCGAGGACTGGCCGCTCACCCGCGACCGCGTCATCTACGAGACCGAGGCGCTCATGCTCCACAACAAGTACGCCCCCGGACTGGCGCCCCGGGTCTACGACCACGACTACGAGATGTCCACGCTGATGATGGTGAACCTGAACCGCCACGAGATCATGCGCAAGCCGCTGGTCCGGCGGGTCAAGTTCCCCAACTTCGCCGAGCAGATCGCCACCTTCCTGGCGAACACCCTCTTCTACACCTCCGACCTCTACCTGAAGGGCGAGGAGAAAAAGGCGCTGGTGGAGCGCTTCATGAACCCCCACCTGCGCAAGCTGCAGGAGGACTTCGTCTACACCAACCCCTTCAAGGAATCGCCCGAGAACAACTGGAACCCGCTGCTGGACGACCTGGTGCAGGAGGTCCGCCGCGACGGCGACCTCAAGGAGCGCGTGGCCTGGCTCAAGGAAGGCTACATGAACCACGCCCAGTCGCTGATCCACGCCGACCTGCACACCGGCTCGATCATGATCAACCAGCAGGAGACCCGGGTCATCGACCCCGAGTTCGCCTTCGTGGGGCCGGCGGGCTACGACGTGGCGGCGGTGCTGCAGAACCTGATGCTGAGCTACGCCTCCCACTTCGCCCACACCCCCGACCCCGCCGCGCGCGCCGACTACCAGACCTGGCTGATGGAAACGATGAAGCAGATCTGGGAGCGGTTCGCCGAGAAGTTCGAGAACCTCTGGATCGAACACCCCGAAGGCGACCTCATGCCCGCCGACTACTGGGCCTACCCCGGCGGCGAAGCGGACTTCGCCCGCTTCCGCAAGGACTACCTCGCCACCGTATTCCGCGACATGGTGGGCATCGCCGGCACCAAGGCGCTCCGGCGCATGATGGGCATCGTCAGCGTTTGGGACATCTCCAGCATCGAAGACCCGGAAAAGCGCGCGGTGGCCGAGCGCTTCGCTATCCAGGTGGGACGGCGCTGGATCAAGGAGATGGACACGATCAAGAACGTCGACCAGTTCCTGGACGTCATGCGGGAGGAGGCGGAAAGGGTCGATGCCTGA